Genomic segment of Tamandua tetradactyla isolate mTamTet1 chromosome 1, mTamTet1.pri, whole genome shotgun sequence:
ttatatttttacattattaagataatataatttctttatagaAATATGAAATTTTCAGCACCTAATCCTTCTATTTCATTACTTATAATGTtttacaactgattttttttttttacatgggcaggcaccgggaatcgaacccgggtcctcgggcttggcagacaagcattcttacctgctgagccaccgtggcccacccacaactgattttttttataaagtgaGGGTTCATGGTCACAACTATAAAACTGAAATAGAATAGATTATACTCCTGATCATGCAATTGAATATACAGACTATATAGCCTTTTAAGGCTAAGGAAAAACTATGGCAACTATgggtttataaatatttttgtactaTTGGCCATTTTGCTGGTCTTGTGAAGTCTAGGGAAACATTAtcagaaaaatacttttaaatgcaaaaataaagtaaatttgaCTAGAAAGGAAAACCGTTATATTTAATAACAGTGatcaaattattaaaaacaaacttgCAATACAGTAATACATGTCGGTTTATTGACACTTTAGCTGGTAAAAGGCAATACTCTTAAAATACAGACAAGttaaacttattttataaagaaatagctGTAAGGTGGTTGTTGTTGCTTAGCTTGAATAGGCACATTAAACTATGTGCTACTCTTTGACAACACATCATGTATGCCGTGTTGGACATCCAAAGGATTCTTatattttgctttgattttgCAAGTGTTAAAAATCCCAATTCATGCAGATATATTGTTGCAAACATAATTAAAATGTAAGCCAAGCAAGGATAGGCTTCTTCCAAGAAACAGCAGaattctccaaaattttcttcttaaaataaaattccgATTGTGAGAGTGTTTGAATTCACAGCTGGAGATGGAGGCGCTACAGAGTACACAGTTGTCAGTTGCCTGAACAAGCTTCAGAAGCCAGGCAGACAGCTTCCCCCATGATCTTACAGCTGATCTAATAACtaccatattttcaaattaaatatgaGCATAGACAATAAATTTCAGGATACCTAAATCTACAATATGATATGAAATCTCTATTTCTCCTGGTGATAAAAGCACAGGTACTGCTAATTCTGTTGTAGTTTGTGGATGACATTCATAACTTAAAGAATGCCACATTTCAGCTAGAGcataatgaatttattttccatttgaattCACAGAGCTACTAAATTCTGTCACAAAAGTGGACTCTTTCTGCATGCCTCTGGCCCACCTACTTACCTCATCCTCATCCTCTAAGAAAAATTCCCCTCCATCTTGCTGTCTtgtctttcccttcccttcctacTCTCCAGCTAACACCGGGTGCTCTCTCTTCACCTTCTCTTCATCAGGTTAGAGCTTATCTCGCAAGCAACGTCTCGATGACTGGTGCTTCCCAGTTTAAACAAACCAGCTGCCTGTGTGACGATTACCCAAGAAAGTTCTTCTGGGAATTTCAGAGCAATGGTAAGCACAGAAATTGTCAAAGGAGGAGAACTTTCCATCaatgaaggaaaattataaagAGAAACATGGGCTGGAACAAGAGTAGAAACTCCAGGGCAGAAGggcagaggaaggaagagaaggaaaagagagagaagagtagACAGGGACGATGCCCAGGTTCTAAATGTGAGGGGTTGCATGAAAATAGCTGATAAAGCAGATACATTTGCAAATGGTTTAGAGAAGCTGAATCCCTGGGAAGGTTCCTGATACAAGTATAAATGATAGGAAACCAATCATTAGAGTGTCTTTAGAGATGATCTTTGTCCTTATCTCTTTCAGACACTGCAAAAATTGCAGGTGTGGTTGACATTGTTCGGGAGAAAGGTATCTGCCCTGAAAATCTTGCAGTAGTACCCATCCAAGCCAATCATTTTTATACCATCCATACGGTAACAGTAGAACCTTAATGGAAGCCACACCCAAGTAGTTTCATCCAAGGCAAGCTGCCTCTTGGCTGTGAACATTAGTGTGGTCAAATAAACTTCTTACAATCTTCTCTGTGTTTTGTTTCTATCTTCCAAAAAATCTACCCCTGAGAAGCCTGAAATGAATCCAAAAACCTTGGCTTTTCAAAGAGCCTTACTGGGGAGACTTTATGAGTCCTCACTGCCCATGTCtataaagaggaagagaagaaaaagtgggAAAGTAAGAGAGAGGTCATTCTCACAGAGTAAAAGTGAGGGACCTAAAACTTGTAGCAAATGAGTGGCAAAACCAGAACAGGCACCCATATCTCTCTGCTACATGGCTCATTGacatcccaccccatccccacccccagcaaccTCCTTGAGATCTCAGGAGGTACACACAGAGGAGTCAGGGGGGAAATTCTGTGGCCTTCAGAATGAACCATAGCATTTTATTTGATTCTATTGCTTCTTTTCAACCAGTAAAAATAAGGGTTAAATGATTCTCAGGAAAGTTGGACTTCTATGGAACTCTGCCCCAAACACCTAAGGCACAATAAAGGTGGAACAGGAAAGGAACAAAAGGAGCCCTGGTGGACTTCTTCAAAGAGGGCTAGGGAGTCCTTTCAGATAGAAGTGGAATATAACCAAGGATCAAGGGCCCAAAGTGTGCAGACAAAATTCCAGCAGATAGAAGATTCCAAAAGCTCTTTGGAAAGAGCCCAAAGCATGAAATGGTGGCATATTCTAGGCAGAGAAGTAGTTTGATTCTGGGCAGTATTAAGTACAAGCTAGGAAGACTAGAGAGAGACTGGCAAGAGGACAAGAGAGGTGAAGTGTGCTTGGGAAGGAGGCAAAACTCTATCCTACATGTCAGTGATCCTAAGGGCATCAGAATTCAAGGCAGAGAGACATAAACATTCATTGGAAAAACTCATTTCATATATTAATTAGCATCGTAACTTTGTGTGCTTAACATGTGCTCTAAATGTGCTGATTATTTTCACTTACAAGTTTTTTCATGTGCCACATTATGATTAACATGCAtcatattcattcaataaatacttattgagtgcCTATATGTGCTGTTACCTTTGTATTCCAGTTTGTCAGCTGCAAGaatgaatataccagaaacggaatggattttaaaaaaggaatttactaagttacaattttacagttctaagaccatgaaaatgtcccaattaaagcaagtctatagaaacgtccaatataaggcatccatgaaaagatgccttgattcaagaaggctgatgaagtttgaggtttctctctcaactaggaAGGCAtgtagtgaacatggtcagggtttctttggaaaggcacatgatggaCACCGCATCATCTGTTGGCTTCTTCTACAGGTctcttgctttatgaagctcccaggggacattctccttcttcatccccaaaagtcgctggctggtggactctatggttctctcatcattctgtcatgtttctgcagctctctcctcattctcaaaaggaactctttctGCAATGTGTCCTCTCTTATAgaattccggtaaactaatcaagacccccgtagaatgggtggagacatgtctccatctaatcaagtttaataaccacagttgattgagtcatacctccatggagataatctaatcaagtttccagcctgtagtgctgaatagggattagaagaaaccattgctctcacaagactgattaggattaaaatatggtttttctaagATACATAAATccattcaaaccagtacacacggttttgcagaaatgaatcaggaattttcattttgatttttgaagCCTAGTCACTTCATGGGgagatagaaaattaaaaagtcagtacTATTTTTACCCTCACTTATGAGGAAATTGAGAAGTTGAGTAATTTGCACATGGACAAGGTGACACACCCCTAGGATTTGAATAATGCAGGCAGCCTGCTATAAGCCTGTGCACCTAACTCCACaccatatgcacacacacacacactcccctcCCATCTTACTGGGCCCCTCAAAAACCCCAAAAGATGgcatttaaaaattgcaaattttGGCTTCTGTGCAATTTCTGTGTATATTGTTCTCCTGAGGGTTTATTTGTCCTCCACGATAGCTAGAACTCTTCAGTGCCTGTAGagaagctgtattagttagggttctctagagaaacagaatcaacagggaacactctcaaatataaaatttataaaagtgtctcacatgaccatgggaacacagagtccaaaatcctcagggcaggctgtgaagctgacgattgtGATGGAGGTTCtgggcaaactccacaggagaggctcaccagctgaagcaggaagagagcctgtctcttctgaggccttaaaaagcttccagtgattagattaagcatcactcattgcagaaaacactccacttggccgattacaaatggaatcagctgtggatgcagctgatgtgatcatgatttaattctatgaaatgtcctcactgcaacagacaggccagcactttcccaaccagacaaacaggtaccaccacttggccaagttgacacatgatcctgaccatgacagaagtaCTGCCcagtagaaatatattttaaacctcAAACATAATTTTGAATTTCTGGTAGACACATTAAAAACAATAGCAAGaaacagggaagaaaagaaatggtgaaaataatatttatattctttctaATTCAAGAtgtaattaataatatatatttttttaaattgatgataTACTTTTGCATTCTTTTATTCATACTAATCTTTGAAGTTTGGTGGGTATTTTAAGTTTGCAACACACTTAAGTTAGACTAGCCAGATTAAAGGCCTCAACgaccacatgtggctagtggccaATGTATTAGTGCAGATATTGAAAATTTTCTCTATCTCAAAAAGTGCTATTGGATAGAGCAGGCCTAGAGCCTCAATAGAACAATGCGTAATTGCTACCAGTTATGTCAGTTCCTGCCAACTTTCATCATAGAATAGAGGGATGCAAACTCCCACAACTATCATCATCATTTTCAATGCCAGCCTAAtattatttgcaaaaatatatatatatgcatacatatatataccagTCCCTCTCTTTGAGAATGGCTTTTCTGCTGAAATTTACTACTAGCcacttcatttctttccatttcctcagCAATCTGGCTTTTGGCTTTCATTGGAGATCTCCGTGGCTATATAATTCTTAGTACATAACTGAAACATTTATTTCTAACTCTAAAAGGCAATTTGCAGCTCATCAAGTATCTGTGGAAGACTGCCAGAGGAAGTAGTCAAGCCAGGGAGATTAATTGGGCATGAGAGCTTGGCTGATGGCAAATGTCAAAGAGACACAAATATGAATCCAGGAAGTGTctataaaatcaataaaacatatCTTGGTACTTTACATGTACAAAGGTGGTCCTGGGTGTTTGGCAGGAGGTTGTTGAATATCTGAGGACTCCCTAGTTGAGCCCTGCCAGTCCTCAAACAAGGTTAGCCCAATAACCCAAGAATGAGAAACTGAACATTTTGTACTGAAACCCATGACATATGAGGTTTCCATGACCTACTTCTTAAACAAAGAATTAAGTGCTAAAGCAATGGAAATAGAGTTATAATAAGAGGTAGCCACATCAACACCCACCACACAGAAGTAAGGACAGCCATGGACCAGTCAAGCCTGATTCTAATTCCTACCTCAGAAAACAAtaggaagtgtgctggtttgaaattgttaacGTTTCCTCAgaaaattcttgttttctttccttatctaatcttgtgggagcagccatgtttcttttaaccctgattcaatattgtgggagcaaactttgattggattgtttctatggaaataTGACACAACCAGTTGTGGGTGGgtcttttgattggattacttccatagagatatggcacacacaattgtgggtatgaacttttgattagatggagatgtgacttcacccctTCCAGTAGGatcttgattagtgtactggagtcctttgaaaaaggaaactttttggagaaacctcagatgcagatgtttggaaatgcaaaagccCCAGGAAAcaaagttgcttcagagctgacagagacacagacatttggagagctTGGAGTGAcaaaagagagagcagatgcctagtcACAGACATTTAGAAATGCAGAGCCAAGCAGACATCACTCTGTCTTCCTATGAGATGCCAAGCAAGTCAGAACCTCAAGTTGTGTCTCAAATGAGATAAGTAAAGacccacaggtgcttagagaggaaacttcTGGCATTATAAACTGGAAGTAATGGAACAAGGAAGAAGGACCAgtaaatgccagccacatgccttcctaaaTCACCCTTTCTTatgtcaaggtgtctttctctgggtgccttagtttggacatttttatggcttttgaactgtaaacttgtaacttaagaggttccattaaaaaaaaaaaaaaagccattccatctctgataTGTTAcacttcagcagctttagcaaagcagTACAGGAAGGAATCtagaaattttccatattttctcacACAACTGCagatatgcatatatgcatatccAAGAGTCATGGTTATTGGAAAGTCAGAATAGGcagattttctcctttttatacaTCTGTACAGTACAAACAGAGAAAGACTCTGCTACAACTGGCCAACCCCTCCCAAAAGATGCCTGAGATCATTCTAGACATTTTGGAGGCATTATTCCCATCATAATGTCACAAACACATAAGTCCATTTTCCCCTTCCTGCAAAAATATGGGAATAGAGACACTGGCTGTTCTGTACCCAATTTAAGGGAAGCCTAATAGATTTAACAGCAAACAAGAGACAAGCCAGTTGCTTTAGTCACATATGCAGACACCACTCCTATTCTGAGCACTAGACACTATATAAAATAGAGAATAGGGAAGTTGATTGAACTCAGAAGGGACTGAATTTTAAACCAAAGCAagcagtggcttaaaacaatgaaaatttattatcaTGCAGTTATATGGATCAGAAATTTGACACAGACTCAAATCAAAGCATCAGTTCCTTTCTGGAGGTCTGTGGGAGAATATATTTCCTCACTTGAGTTATTACATAATTCACACAGCCCACTACATCTCAGAATCACCAACAGAGCATCAAATCctatctctccctccctcccccaacactctctctctctctctctctctctctctctctctctctctctctctctctctctctctctctctctttctctcaatctctctctctgtctcaccaCAGCCAGAAGTTCTTCACGTTTAAGGACTCATGTTATAAGATTGGATCCATCCAagtaatccagaataatctctccaccggttctagtttgaaagctgccagaatgttatataacagaaatagaacagcttttaaaaggggagagttattaagttgcaagtttacagttcaaagtccatgaaaatgtcccaattaaagcaagtcaataaaaatgtccaaattaaggcatcaacaacaggttactttcactcaggaaaggccgatgaagttcagggtttctctcttaactggaaaggcacatggtgaacatggcaacatctgctagctttctctccaggcttcttgtttcatgaagccagGGGCATTATTcatcttcacctccaaaggtctctgctgcatgggttctcatggctctcaggGCTTtttaactttctccaaaatgtttcctcttttaaaggattccagtaaactcaagacccacctggaatgggtggggtcatagcTCTCTCTAATCAAAATTCATACTCATAATTGGGTGTGTAATAATCTgtggagttaatctaatcaagttttccaacctacagtgctgaatagggattaaaagaaatggctacctccatAAActagatcaagattaaaacatgggagACAGCGTACCctattctggaacggctgactggctgggagaacttgctccggtgagatcgccgaggggcgcaggcttccccgggccagggcggcaggcggccggagtccctccctccctcattcccgggacggctgggagaattggacaggcggtcccctcaagccgcggaagctggcccccccccccacgcgcggccctcatggaccagctgggagaattggattggagatccccaagccacggagaatggcgaccagggtcccttccaaacacatggcttcccggtccggctgggaacggtggataggcactcccccaagctgcgtcTGCTGGCACCCCCCCGCCACGCTAGGCACCCCGGGCCgcctgggaaatttggacaggcgctcccccaagccacggaggctggcGCCCCACCACCATGATTGGTGCCATGAgacggctgggaaatttggacaggcgcttccccaagccgcggaggccggtgaccctccctgcacgcggatccccgggccagctgggagatttggattgacACTCCCCCAAAccacttcggctggcgacacacccctacagcgagagttttccaaaggtaAAGGagacacagcatcttttactggtgggatccgcagacagatgagtgccacaagtgccacctactgggcagaataagaaaaacagagcccagagatttcacagaaaaatctttcaacctgctgggtctcacacccagggaaatctgattaaatgcccagacgccagcagaagataacggatcacgctcagaaaattgaagatatggccca
This window contains:
- the PIP gene encoding prolactin-inducible protein; the encoded protein is MYSFQFLFRASPATLLLVLCLQLGISKAQEDIRKVMIMDLQVPQTAKANEAFPVTLKIQTDLKECMVVRAYLASNVSMTGASQFKQTSCLCDDYPRKFFWEFQSNDTAKIAGVVDIVREKGICPENLAVVPIQANHFYTIHTVTVEP